The DNA window CGGTGGAAAAGGCGGAAATCGCCTCGAACAGGATATCTTCGAACGCCAGCGGCGTGACCGAACTGATGAACATCGTCGCGCACAGTACCAGCAGCAGCGCGATCGAGGCGACGGTGAGAGCCTGCCGCTCGATAGCGTGGCCGAAGCGGCGGCCGAACATACCCGCATCGCGCCGCGACAATATCTCGGCCAGAACGATGGCGAGCAGCACCATGAATGTGGTGATCTTGATCCCGCCCGCCGTGCCGGCGCTACCGCCGCCGATGAACATCAGCACATTGTTCACCACCAGCGTCTCCTCTCGCATCGCGCCGAGATCGAGGCTGTTGAAGCCCGCCGTGCGGGGCATGACCGAATGGAACGCGGCGTTCAGCAGTTTCTCGCCCCAGCCCATCGGCCCTAGCGTGCCGGGATTGCTCCATTCCATGCCCAGGATCGCCGCAAAGCCGCCGATCAGCAGCAGGAGCGTGCCGGCCAGCGTCATTTTGGAATGCAGCGTCCATTGCCGCCAGCGCCAGCCATGTTCGCGCCAGTCCTCCATCACCGGGAAGCCCAGCGCGGAAAAGATCACCGACAGGCCGATCGGGACCAGGATAAGCCAGTCGCCCTGAAAGCTCATGAGGCTGTCCGAAAAGGTGGAAAAGCCCGCATTGTTGAAGGCGCTGACGGACTGGAACAGGCCGTGCCAGGCGGCCTGGCCCCAGGACATGTTCCAGTGCGTGGCGAACCGGAGCGTCAGCATGATCGCCACGGTCAGTTCCACGGTGATCGTGATGCCTAGGATCATGCGGATCACCGACGGCGCGGATATCAGGTTCAGGCGGCTGCGTTCCACATGCGTCGCCATCCGGTCCCGCAGGCCGAAGCCCCGCCCTGCGATCAGGCCGAACAGCGTCGCGGCCGTCATGATGCCGAGCCCGCCGATCTGGAACATCGCCATGATCGCCACCTGCCCGAAGCCGGACCAGTAGGTCGGCGTGTCCTGCACGATCAGTCCGGTTACCGCCACCGCCGAAGTGGCGGTGAACAGCGCGGTCATCAGCGGCGCGCGCGTGCCGTCCGCGGTGGCGATGGGCAGGCTGAGCAGTACCGTCCCGATCGCGATCGCGCCAAGAAACAGCAGGGGGATCAGCCGGATCGGATTGCGCAGTGCGTTCATGCAAGTCTCGCCATGTACGAATGCGGCGGGGCCGACAAGCGGCAGAAATTGAATGAGAGAGGCGGCGCCGCTGCGGCGGTGAAACCGCAAAGATCGCTGGCCATATCAGCCCATGACGCGTATGAACCAAGTGAACCAATCGATACTGCGAATTACTCTCATTGACAACAAACGGGCCAGCTCTATGGACGTTCGCCATCGGATCGATGACTGCCGCGTCCTGCGGCATGCTTTGTTGGAGGATATCCATGCTGCGTATCACGACCTCGCCGGTGGCGATGGCCGTCGCCCTGTTCGCGCCCTTTGCTGCGTCCGCCGAAATTCCTGAAGCGCCTGCGCCAGCCGCGCCGCAGACCGAACAGGAGGCTTTGGTAAATTCTGTCGATTCCATCATTACGGTGGAAGGCCACATCGATCCGAGTGCGATCGCGGGCTCGGCGACGCTGGTCGATACACAGGAACTGCGCCTGTTCGACTATTCCGATCCCAACCGCGTGCTGCGGCAGGTGCCCGGCGTGAACTTGCAGGAGGAGGACGGCTTCGGGCTGTTTCCCAATATCGGCCTTCGCGGCACGCCGGTGGAACGCTCCGGCAATATCACGCTGATGGAAGACGGCGTGCTGATCGCGCCCGCGCCCTATGCCGCGCCCGCCGCTTATTATTTCCCCGCCATCGGACGGATGGAAGCGGTCGAGGTGATCAAGGGCGCGGCGTCCGTGCGCTACGGCCCGCGCACCATCGGCGGTGCGATCAACCTGCGCTCCACCTCGATCCCCGAAGACGGCATTACCGCGCGCGCCATGGGGCAATATGGATCGCGCGATTATTATGCCGGACATGTCTATGCCGGGATCGACACCGACTATGTCGGCGCGCTCATCGAGACCTATCAGCTGGGCAGCGACGGCTTCAAGACGATCGACTTCTTCCCCGATGCCGATACCGGCTTCCAGCGCCAGGATTATCGCGGCAAGGTGGCGCTGCATACGGCACCGGGTGCGTCGGTCGATGGCCGGCTGGAATTCACCTATGGTTATAGCGAGCTGGACGCGAACGAGACCTATCTGGGACTGTCGGACGATGACTTTGCCGCCGATCCCTATCGCCGCTACGCCGCCAGCCAGCGGGACAACTTTTTGGGCAAGCAGAATCAATATCGCCTCACCGGCACGCTGGCGTTCGTGGACGATACGCTGCTGACCGTCACCGCTTACAAAAATGATTTCGAGCGCAACTGGTCCAAGCTGCAGGATATCGATTTCAACGGCGATGGCCGCTTCGATTCGATTAATGCGGTGTTCGACGATCCCGCCGGAAATCCGGGCGCGCTCGCCATCCTGCGCGGTGCGGACAGCACGCCGGGCTCGGTGCGCGTGCGCAACAACAACCGCACCTACGACAGCAAGGGCGTGCAGGTCTCCTTTTCGCGACCCTTCCAGACCGGCAAGCTGCGCCACGTGCTCGATTTTTCCGTCCGCTATCATGAGGATGAGGAAGACCGCCTGCAGAACGACGAGTTCTACACCCAGACCGGCGGCACGCTGAACTTCGTGACCCAGACCGCCCCGGGCGTGCAGGCCAATCGCGAGGCGAAGGCGAACGCGCTGGCTTTCTACGTCGAGGACCGGATCGAGATCGGCGCGCTGACGCTGACGCCCGGCATCCGTTATGAGGGGATCGACCTCACCCGCCTCGATTATGCGGGCAGCGATCCCACCCGTGCAGCCGGCCCGACGCGCGTACGCACCAGCAATGTCGATGAGTGGTTGCCCGCGCTGGGCGCCACTTACGAAATTGGCGATCTGCTGCTGCTGGCGGGCATCTCGCGCGGTTTCTCCCCGCCGGGACCGGGCAGCACCGATGCCCGTTCGGAGAAGAGCTGGAATTACGAAGCGGGCTTCCGCTACGCGAACCCGTCTTTCCGTACCGAGGTGATCGGCTTCTGGAACGACTATTCCAACCTTTTGGGCAGCTGCACGGTCTCGGTCGGTTGCCGGGTGGGCGACATCGGCGATCAGTTCAACGGCGGCGCGGTTACGACGCGCGGCGTCGAGTTCACCGCCGCGGCTGCGCCCGCGATCACCGAGCGCCTGTCCGCACCGATTTCGGTAACCTACACCTTCACCGACGCCCGCTTCGATCGCAGCTTCGACAGCGAATTCTTCGGATCGGTTCAGGATGGGGACGACCTGCCCTATATCGCGCGCCACCGCGCCTATGTGGAGGCGGGGCTGAGGTACGATCGCTCGTCGCTAACCCTGGGCGCAAGCTATGTGTCGCCGATGCGGACCGAGGCCGGAAGCGGGCCGATCCCGCAGCAGGAACGGATCGACGATCACTTCCTGCTCGATCTGGCGGGCCGTTTCGCCTTTACCGACACGATCTCGCTGTTCGGACGGGTCGATAATCTGCTCGACAACCAGTATCCGGTTGCGCGGCGGCCTTATGGGCTTCGGCCCGGAAGTCCGCGCCGCTTCGTGATCGGCGCGGCGTTCGATCTGTGATGTGACCGGGGCTGGTGGCTTATTCCGCCGCCCCGTTCGCGCCGCTGCCGCCGGGCATGCCGGCAAAGGTGACGACGCTTTCCGCGCCATTGTCCGATAGCGCGGACACGCCGAAGAAATTGTTGTCGATGATGACGCCTTTCAGCACCGTTTCGGTCTGTCCGGCGGGCAGGTCGATCGCTTCGGCCCAGGCCATCTCGTTCGCGGGGCGCCAGTGGACGCGATATCCTGCGGCGCCTTTCACCGGCGTCCAGCTTACGCTCGTATCCGCGCTCACCGCGCCTTCAATCTCTACCGTGGCGGGGGCGGCCGGCGCGCTCGCCAGCTCGCGGATCACGTCCACGTTCAGCGCGGTGACGCGCGCGAGATAGTCGAAGTCCATCTTGTCGATAGTGTCGCCATATTCGCGGCCGTTTTCGGTGCGCAAATCCTGATGCTGATAATCGTAATGTTCGGCCACTTCGGAAAAGCGCACGGCGGGATAGCCGCGCTTCAGGAAAGGAATGTGGTCCCCGCCGCGGCGGAAGCGGTCCGGACGGCGGATCGCGAGCACTTCGAGGCGGCCCGGCGCAGCGGTGGAAATGCGGTCGATCGCCTTGGCCAGCGATCGGGAGGGGCTGTCGTCCTCTCCGCCGATCGCGCGCTGCATGGCGATGCCCTGTTCGTCCGCGGCGGCGCGGATGCCCTCGGAGAACACGCGCACCTTATCCGCCACATGTTGTCCTCCGATGCCGGTGCTATTGCCGACGACATCATTGTTGAGGACAGCGGAGACGGTCCAACCGCGCTCTTCGGCGGTCTTCGCCAGGATCTCAGCGCCGTAGAGGCCCTGTTCTTCGCCCGAAAGGGCGGCGTAGACGATGGTGCCGTCGAACTTTTCCTTCGAAAGAAGCCGCGCGGCCTCCAGCACCAAAGCGACGCCCGAGGCATCGTCATTGGCGCCCGGCGCATCGTCCGTGATGTTCATCACATCGCTGACGCGGCTGTCGATATGTCCTTGAACGATGACGACGCGGTTCGGATCGCCCGTGCCACGCTGGATGCCGAGCACATCCTCCACGCGCACGCCATCCGGCGCGCGGTCGCCGGTCACGCTCTCGCCGATCGTCTCGACCGTGATACAGCCGCCGCAATCCTTCGAGATGGTGCGCAGCCGCTGCGCCGCCCAGGCGCGCGCGGCGCCGATGCCTCGCTTCGGGTCGGTGGCGGAGGACAAGGTGTGCCGCGTCCCGAAATCGACGAGGGTCTGGACGCTCCGGCGCAGCTCCTGCGGATCCGGCGCGGTGGATTCTACCGTGGCAGAGGACTGAGCCGAGGCGCCTCCAGCAAGGATCGTGGTGGAGAGGAAAAGGGCGGGCGCAAGGAGGGCTTTGTTCATGGCGCCCGGCCTAGCGCAGATCGCCTGCGCCGCCAAATGCGCTATTCGCTCTCTTCGCTCCAATCGGTCGGCAGCTGCGCGGACCATGCGGCCAGTTCGTTGAAGGCGAGCGGAGCGTGGAAATGGAGGCCCGCAAAACCCTGCCGCCACCAGCGCACATCGGCGCGCTTGCGCCCGATGCCGTCGATCGCGATGCGCAGCGGTGCGGACGCCCGCAATCGCTTGTCGATGCCGATCTTGGCACCGGCCAGCGAAATGTCGTGCAGCCTTACCTGAAAAACCTCTCCATCCACTTCGATCGCGGCGGGAAAGTTCATGCGCAGCCGCTGTGGGCGACGCTCGCGTTCGCCATGTGGCAGCGCGATCACACTGGCGATATCAATCGGCGCTTCGAACTGGAAACCGCAGAAGCCGTCCCGTTCCCACCTTTTGTGCATCCGCAGCGTGCGTCCACCGAGAAATTCGATGTCGATCACATCGATGCCGTCCATCGGCCCAAAGGTTTGCAGCTTCATGCCAGCGCTGGAAATATCGCGCATGATGCAGAAGCAGTCATGATCTTCCAGCAGCAGCTTGGCCGTGCGAAACACCACCCGGTGTCGTTCATTCGAACGCCGCTCTTCGGTCCCCGAATGTTCGGTGTCTTCCTCGACCAATATGCCGCGTATGGCCTGCGTCATCCGCTTGTACTCTGCAAAAACCCCATTCCCTTGGCATCCATTTACCAAGCGCCCGGTTAATTCTTCGTTGCAGCGTTCGCCCTGTTTGCGCGCCGCTTGTTGGGTCTCCCGTTGCACGATAGCTTGCGCGGCAGGCCGAACCTAGCTGTGTCGGGATAAGCCCGCCCAAGTGGATCAGGGTTGAAGAAGAGGGTATGTTTTCGATGAAGTGGATGTTGCTGCCGCTCAAGCGCTATGCCGATTTCCAGGGTCGTTCGCGGCGGAAAGAATTCTGGATGTTCACGCTCCTTGTCGTGATCGTCTATCTCGCCGTGTGCACACTTATCGTTGCAGATGAGGAAGTGAGCGGGGGTGCTGGACTGGATGGGTTCACCGGCCTTCTCGGCGTTGCGGTCGCGCTATTGGGCATCGGGATCCTCATCCCGTCGCTGGCAGTCCAGGTGCGCCGGTTTCACGATCAGGACCATTCCGGCTGGTTCGTGCTTCTCTCGTTCATCCCTTATATCGGCGGACTGATCGTTTTGGTGTTCATGTGCCTGCCGGGGACGCGCGGACCCAACCGCTTCGGCCCCGATCCCAAGGAGATGGAGGCCGACGCGCTAACCGAAACGTTCCGCTAGCTTATCACGCCAGCGCGGCGTCGCCGACAAAGGGGTTGCTTTGACGCTCGCGTCCGAACTGGCTGGGGCGTCCATGGCCGGGGATGAAGGTGGTGTCGTCGCCCAGCGGCCAGAGCTTTCCGGTGATCGCGTCGATCAGATCCTGATGGTTGCCCATCGGGAAGTCGGTGCGGCCGATCGACCCTTCAAAAATCACGTCGCCCACGATGGCGAGCTTCGATTCGGGGTGGTGAAAGACGACGTGGCCGGGTGTGTGGCCGGGGCAGTGATAGACGTCCAGCGTCAAATCGCCCACGGTCACCTGGTCGCCGTCGACCAGCCAGCGATCGGGCTCGAACGGGGCGCTGTCGAGGCCGAAGCGCGGGCCGTCATCGTCCAGCCGGCTGATCCAGAACCGGTCCGCCTCATGCGGCCCCTCGATCGGCAGACCCAGTTCCTTGGCAAGCTTGCCCGCCTCGCCGCAATGATCGGCATGGCCGTGAGTGATGAGAATTTTCTCCAACTCCACACCGGCCTGCTTCACCGCTGCCTTCAGCTTGTCGAGGTCGCCGCCCGGGTCGACCAGGGCTGCCTTATTGGTGGCGGTGCACCAGATGAGCGAACAGTTCTGCTGCAGCGGCGTGACCGGGATCATCGCGGCCTTGAGCGGGGGCGTGGGGGCGGGGTTCGAAGTGACGTTGGCCATGGCGCTAGATGTGGCCGGAGCCCGCACGCGATGCAAGGGCGCGGGTGGCGGCGCGTCAATGCAGCGGATCGCACACGATCGTGCATTTGCCGCTAAAGCTTGCGGCCAACCCATAGCACGCGGCCGACCACGTCGACCGTGTCGAGCGGGCGTTCGCCCAGGCTCGGCACCGCCTTGTTGTCCGAGGAGATCAGCACGCCGCCGCCCGGCACGCGGGAAAGGCGCTTGACCATCAGGTCTCCGTCGACGCGGATGACGTGGATGCCGTCGCGCCAGGCACGCGGCGTGCGGTCCACCAGGATCTCGTCGCCGTCCATCAGCGTGGGCTCCATGCTGTCGCCGCGCACCCTGATCATGGAGGCGTCTTCGGCGCGCACGCCCAGCCCGCGCAGCATTTTGGGATCGAAACTCACCGCGCCCTTGGTGCTTTCATGATCGACCGCCGCGCCCGGCCCCGCCGAGGCCCCGACATCGAGCCGGTCGACGGCAAGAAACGCGGGCGCCGTAGCAGGCGGTCCGCCGAGCCGCGCGGCATCCACGCCGAAAAACTCGGCGATCGTCCGGCGGTCTTCCTCGGCCAGCCGCCGGGGACTGCCGCGCTTGATGAACTGCTGGATATAAGCCGGATTTTTGGCAAGCAGGCGCGAGAGGCCAGCATAATCGCCGCCCTTTTCCTCGATCAGCCGCGCCAGCGCGCGGCGCTGTTCGCTGCCGTCCATACCCCGTATATAGAGATAGGAAAAATCCTAGACAAGTAGGATTTCGAAAGGAAAAAGCTGGAACATATAAAGAACATCGATTCGAGCAAAGGAGGATTGCGCGATGCATATCGGACGGCTGGTGGAGCGCTTTTTGCGGGAAATGGATATGCCGCCGACCAAGTTCGGCCGCTTGGCGGTGCGCGATCCGCGGTTCGTGCAGGATCTGCGCAATGGCCGCGAAGTGCGTGAGCGCACCGCAGCGCGCGTAATCGCTTTCATCGAGGCCGAGCGGGAGAAGCATAGTGCGGCATGAAGCGCTTCTCAGCCGCAGCGCAGGGCGGTTCGTTCGCCAGCTGCTCGATCTGTCAGGGCCAGGCTGGACGATCGTGCGCGCGGGCGAGCGCCCTTGGGCCAGCGCCACCTTCGATGGCCTGCGCCTGCGTATCACCATGCGGTCCGGCGGGGGTTCCGGGCACCACATTGCGGATCTGTGCGCGCGGATCGAGCAGGCCGATTATGGCGTGATCCGTTATCTGGTGGCCGAGATTGCCGCGCGAACGGAGCGGGATGCGATTGTGGTGGAAGCCTTGCTGATCGCCGAGGCTTAAGCGCTGCGGCGGTTCATCCGCTCAAGCGTTTCCAGCGCAGCGCGCAGGGCCTCGTCCATCTCGTCCCGCGGTTCGTGCGCCTTGGGCACGGCCTGGACCGGACGCGGCGCGAGCGGCGGCAAACTGTCCTCTTCCTGCTCGGCGACCGTTTCCGCCGGTGCGGGTTCCGGCAGGGCTTGTTCTTCGATCACGTCCGGTTCGGCAGGCGGCGCTGCGGCCGTTTCGGTCTCGGCCGGCTGCTCGCGCTCTTCCTGCTCCGGTTCGATGCCTGGCTCTTCGGCGACCGGCGTTTTCTCCGATGCGCGCTCTGCACGGGTGCGCAGCCGGGCTTCCAGTCGGTCGATCAGGTCGTCCAGATCGAGATCGGCATAAGGCACGCCGCTGTCGGACACGGGCTTGTCCTCGGCAGCGGCAGGGCTGCTTTCCTCATCCCGCGCATCGGCCATGAAGGCAGCGCCGAGCGGGCGACCGCCTTCGGGCAGGCGCGGGGCGGCGGGGACGGCGCGGGGAAGGTCTTCCTGTACCGGCGCAGCGCTTGCCGCGACCTGTGCCGGCTGCTCCCAGGCCGGGACTGCCCGTTCGTCTGCATCGAAATGCTCGCCGAGATCGGTGTTCGCCCGGATCGGAGGGCGCGGCGGTGCGTCGGGGTGCCGGTCCGCCCGCTTGAGCTTGGGAAGATCGTCAAACTCGCGAATTGCAGGGACACCGCTTTCGCGTCCGGCCAGCGCATCCAATTTGGACTTCAGGCGGGCAAACCAGCCTTGCGAATTTCCGCCTGCCGGGGTGTCGATGGTCGAGCGGCGAATCCCGGTAAACCGGGGGAAACGCCGGAAAGATATGCTGGCCATGGACTTGGGTTCCTTCGTTCCGCGATGCGCGGGCGCGCCGTTGCCGATCAGGGCGAGCACGATGCCGGCAACGACGACCGCGGCCACAAAGGCAATGCCGATGCGCGCGGTGGACCCCAGCGGCGGGGCGGTTTGCGGGATAATTTCGGAAAGACCGCTCGATGCGGTGAAGTTCTCGATCACTGCAATGGGGATCAGCACGGTGACGGCAGCGGCGGCGCAGCCCGCGGCAAGCGCCGCAGGGATCGTCCAGTGATGTCGTTTGAGTGTCATACCGCCCCCGAATCGCGCGCTTTCCTTAGGCTGCGCGGCCTATGTCCGGTCGCTTTAACAGCGAATGGTAAACGGGATCGTAACGATGAACATTCGCCGCCCAGTCGCGCTCGGCCTTCACAAAAGCCTGCGCGGTGTCGCGACGGGCCTCCCAGCCGCCGCGATCGTTCAGCAGCCCCGCCACCGCATCGGCAAGCGCCTGCGGATCATCCGCTGCGAACAGCGTGCCGGTGCGTCCATGGTCGATGAGTTCGCGGTGCCCGCCGACATCGGACGCGGCGACGAGACGGCGCTGCGCCATGGCCTCCAGCGGCTTCAGCGGGGTGACGAGCTCGGTCAGGCGCATGCGCTTGCGCGGATAGACGAGCACGTCGATCAGGCTGTAATAGCGCTCGACCTCCTCATGCGGCACGCGGCCAACGAAGCGGATCGCCCTGGACGCGTTCGATCCCAGCGCCCGGGCGCGCAGCACCTGTTCGCACGGGCCGCCGCCCACCAGCAGCAGTTGCGTGCCAGGCACCAGCTCTCGCAGAGGGCCTAGCGCGTCGATCAGCGTATCGATGCCTTCATAATCGTAAAAACTGCCGATAAATCCGATCACCGGCCCGTCGTCCAGCAGCAGGCGGCTCGCCAGCGCGGCATCGCGGCGCGGCGGCGTGCCGAACAGGTCGAGATCGACACCATTGGGGGAAACGGTGATTTTTTGCGGATCGATACCGCGCGCGATCAGATCGCTGCGCAGGCCCTCGCAGATCACCGCGACCGCATCGGCGTGGCGCACGACGCGCGTCTCCAGCGCCTTGATAAGGCGGTACCGCGCATTGCCCTCGGTGCCCGTGCCATTGCCGACGGCGGCATCTTCCCAGAAAGCGCGGATTTCGTAGACGAACGGCAGCCCAAGACGCTGTGCCGCGCGCTGTGCGGCCAGACCGTCGAGGACGGGCGAGTGCGCGTGGATGATATCGAACGGCCATCGGCGATGCAGTTGCACGATGCGGTCCGCCAGCATCGCGACCTCGCGAAATTCGCGCATGGGCGAGGGCAGGGAGGTATGGCCGGGTGTGCGGTAAAAGCGCAGGCCTTCATGAATTTCAGCCTCTTCGCCCGCACCGCCGCCATTGGCCCCGTGTCGCAGGCCGGTGAGCCCGGCCACCTCCCATCCGGCCCGCTCCTGCGCCTTCATGATCGCGCGGGTGCGGAAAGTGTAGCCGCTGTGGAGCGGCAGACTGTGATCGAGGACGTGAAGAATGCGCGCCATAGAGCCCGCTGATGGCGCAAAAGCCTTAACGGGCCGTCAACCCAAAGCGGCTAGGCGCTGAAGGCATAGTCCAGGGAGCCTGCGCGCACCGCCGCCGATGATCGACCATTTCTCCATTCTGCTGAGCCACGGCTTGCTGTTGCTAGCCTTCTGGCGGCTGCTGCACCGGCCGGACCTCGATGATGAGTCGGCAGCGCAGGAGACGGCGGAGGGCGCCGCTCCGCCCAGTCGCTGGCGCTGACGGGCCATGCGCGATCTCTATCTTCTCGGCTTTCTCGGGCTGTTCCTGCTGTTCGGGCTGCGCAAGCCGTTCCTGTTCACGCTGATCTACGCCTATATCGATATCGTCGCGCCGCAGCGGCTCAGCTATTTTCTGCTGAACTCGATTCCGGTCTCGCTGATCGTCTTCGCCTTCGCGCTGTTCGGTTTTCTGATGGACGGCGGAAAGAAGGACGCGCGCTTTTCCGTTCGGCAGATGTGCATGCTCGTGCTGCTGGCTTATGCCGGATACACCACGCTTACCGCAGACGAACCGCAGGCCGCGCTCGAAAAATGGGACTGGGTGTGGAAGGCGATGGTGTTCGCGATCTTCCTTCCGCTCACCTTGCGCACCCGTCTCAGGATCGAGGCGCTGGCGCTCACCATGACGCTGTCGCTGGCCGCGCTGGTGGTGAACGGGGGTATCAAGACGGTGCTGTCCGGCGGCGGCTACGGCGCGCTCGTCATTCTGGTGGAAGACAATAGCGGCCTTTATGAAGGATCGATCATCAGCTGCGTGTCCATCGCGGTGATCCCGCTGGTCTGGTGGATCGCACAGCACGGCACGATCTTTCCGTCCGACGACAAGCGCTGGCGGCTGGCGATGCGCCTGTTTGCGATCGCGCTGACCTTCGCCTGCATCCTGATCCCCATCGGCACGCAGGCGCGCACGGGCCTGGTCTGCCTGGGCGTGCTGTACATCCTCTCGCTGCGCTTCTCGCGCTACAAGTTCCTGTATCTGGGGGGTGCGGCGCTGCTCGGGCTGGCGGCTATTCCCTTCTTGCCGTCCAGTTTCAGCGAGCGGATGGAGACCATCCAGAATTACGATCAGGACGAATCCGCTTCCACGCGCCTGGCCGTATGGGCCTGGACTCTGGAATATGTGAAGGCGCACCCCGGCGGCGGCGGCTTCGATGCCTATCGCCAGAACAAGCTGCGTTACGAATTGCCGATGATGGACGCCAACGGCTTCGACACTGGCAATGTTGAGGTGAAGGAGGTGGTGGACGAAGGCCGCGCCTATCACTCCAGCTATTTCGAGATGTTGGGCGAACAGGGTTGGTTCGGCCTGGCGCTCTGGCTGATCATCCATGTCGGCGGGGTCTGGCGCATGGAGATGGTGCGGCGGCGATACCGAAATAGCGAAAAGGAGGGCGAGCGCTGGATCGCCCCGCTCGCCCAAGCGCTGCAGAACGGGCAGATGGTCTATCTGACCGGATCGCT is part of the Novosphingopyxis iocasae genome and encodes:
- a CDS encoding TrkH family potassium uptake protein, whose protein sequence is MNALRNPIRLIPLLFLGAIAIGTVLLSLPIATADGTRAPLMTALFTATSAVAVTGLIVQDTPTYWSGFGQVAIMAMFQIGGLGIMTAATLFGLIAGRGFGLRDRMATHVERSRLNLISAPSVIRMILGITITVELTVAIMLTLRFATHWNMSWGQAAWHGLFQSVSAFNNAGFSTFSDSLMSFQGDWLILVPIGLSVIFSALGFPVMEDWREHGWRWRQWTLHSKMTLAGTLLLLIGGFAAILGMEWSNPGTLGPMGWGEKLLNAAFHSVMPRTAGFNSLDLGAMREETLVVNNVLMFIGGGSAGTAGGIKITTFMVLLAIVLAEILSRRDAGMFGRRFGHAIERQALTVASIALLLVLCATMFISSVTPLAFEDILFEAISAFSTVGLSTGITAQLPPSALFVLVMLMFVGRVGTITAATALALGSSERRYRYPEENPIVG
- a CDS encoding TonB-dependent receptor family protein, producing the protein MLRITTSPVAMAVALFAPFAASAEIPEAPAPAAPQTEQEALVNSVDSIITVEGHIDPSAIAGSATLVDTQELRLFDYSDPNRVLRQVPGVNLQEEDGFGLFPNIGLRGTPVERSGNITLMEDGVLIAPAPYAAPAAYYFPAIGRMEAVEVIKGAASVRYGPRTIGGAINLRSTSIPEDGITARAMGQYGSRDYYAGHVYAGIDTDYVGALIETYQLGSDGFKTIDFFPDADTGFQRQDYRGKVALHTAPGASVDGRLEFTYGYSELDANETYLGLSDDDFAADPYRRYAASQRDNFLGKQNQYRLTGTLAFVDDTLLTVTAYKNDFERNWSKLQDIDFNGDGRFDSINAVFDDPAGNPGALAILRGADSTPGSVRVRNNNRTYDSKGVQVSFSRPFQTGKLRHVLDFSVRYHEDEEDRLQNDEFYTQTGGTLNFVTQTAPGVQANREAKANALAFYVEDRIEIGALTLTPGIRYEGIDLTRLDYAGSDPTRAAGPTRVRTSNVDEWLPALGATYEIGDLLLLAGISRGFSPPGPGSTDARSEKSWNYEAGFRYANPSFRTEVIGFWNDYSNLLGSCTVSVGCRVGDIGDQFNGGAVTTRGVEFTAAAAPAITERLSAPISVTYTFTDARFDRSFDSEFFGSVQDGDDLPYIARHRAYVEAGLRYDRSSLTLGASYVSPMRTEAGSGPIPQQERIDDHFLLDLAGRFAFTDTISLFGRVDNLLDNQYPVARRPYGLRPGSPRRFVIGAAFDL
- a CDS encoding M28 family metallopeptidase, which translates into the protein MNKALLAPALFLSTTILAGGASAQSSATVESTAPDPQELRRSVQTLVDFGTRHTLSSATDPKRGIGAARAWAAQRLRTISKDCGGCITVETIGESVTGDRAPDGVRVEDVLGIQRGTGDPNRVVIVQGHIDSRVSDVMNITDDAPGANDDASGVALVLEAARLLSKEKFDGTIVYAALSGEEQGLYGAEILAKTAEERGWTVSAVLNNDVVGNSTGIGGQHVADKVRVFSEGIRAAADEQGIAMQRAIGGEDDSPSRSLAKAIDRISTAAPGRLEVLAIRRPDRFRRGGDHIPFLKRGYPAVRFSEVAEHYDYQHQDLRTENGREYGDTIDKMDFDYLARVTALNVDVIRELASAPAAPATVEIEGAVSADTSVSWTPVKGAAGYRVHWRPANEMAWAEAIDLPAGQTETVLKGVIIDNNFFGVSALSDNGAESVVTFAGMPGGSGANGAAE
- a CDS encoding PilZ domain-containing protein; the encoded protein is MTQAIRGILVEEDTEHSGTEERRSNERHRVVFRTAKLLLEDHDCFCIMRDISSAGMKLQTFGPMDGIDVIDIEFLGGRTLRMHKRWERDGFCGFQFEAPIDIASVIALPHGERERRPQRLRMNFPAAIEVDGEVFQVRLHDISLAGAKIGIDKRLRASAPLRIAIDGIGRKRADVRWWRQGFAGLHFHAPLAFNELAAWSAQLPTDWSEESE
- a CDS encoding DUF805 domain-containing protein, with protein sequence MFSMKWMLLPLKRYADFQGRSRRKEFWMFTLLVVIVYLAVCTLIVADEEVSGGAGLDGFTGLLGVAVALLGIGILIPSLAVQVRRFHDQDHSGWFVLLSFIPYIGGLIVLVFMCLPGTRGPNRFGPDPKEMEADALTETFR
- a CDS encoding MBL fold metallo-hydrolase, whose protein sequence is MANVTSNPAPTPPLKAAMIPVTPLQQNCSLIWCTATNKAALVDPGGDLDKLKAAVKQAGVELEKILITHGHADHCGEAGKLAKELGLPIEGPHEADRFWISRLDDDGPRFGLDSAPFEPDRWLVDGDQVTVGDLTLDVYHCPGHTPGHVVFHHPESKLAIVGDVIFEGSIGRTDFPMGNHQDLIDAITGKLWPLGDDTTFIPGHGRPSQFGRERQSNPFVGDAALA
- a CDS encoding S24 family peptidase → MDGSEQRRALARLIEEKGGDYAGLSRLLAKNPAYIQQFIKRGSPRRLAEEDRRTIAEFFGVDAARLGGPPATAPAFLAVDRLDVGASAGPGAAVDHESTKGAVSFDPKMLRGLGVRAEDASMIRVRGDSMEPTLMDGDEILVDRTPRAWRDGIHVIRVDGDLMVKRLSRVPGGGVLISSDNKAVPSLGERPLDTVDVVGRVLWVGRKL
- a CDS encoding TIGR04063 family PEP-CTERM/XrtA system glycosyltransferase, whose protein sequence is MARILHVLDHSLPLHSGYTFRTRAIMKAQERAGWEVAGLTGLRHGANGGGAGEEAEIHEGLRFYRTPGHTSLPSPMREFREVAMLADRIVQLHRRWPFDIIHAHSPVLDGLAAQRAAQRLGLPFVYEIRAFWEDAAVGNGTGTEGNARYRLIKALETRVVRHADAVAVICEGLRSDLIARGIDPQKITVSPNGVDLDLFGTPPRRDAALASRLLLDDGPVIGFIGSFYDYEGIDTLIDALGPLRELVPGTQLLLVGGGPCEQVLRARALGSNASRAIRFVGRVPHEEVERYYSLIDVLVYPRKRMRLTELVTPLKPLEAMAQRRLVAASDVGGHRELIDHGRTGTLFAADDPQALADAVAGLLNDRGGWEARRDTAQAFVKAERDWAANVHRYDPVYHSLLKRPDIGRAA